One part of the Parabacteroides distasonis ATCC 8503 genome encodes these proteins:
- a CDS encoding oligosaccharide flippase family protein, which yields MISFLKLENNKTAKTLFANFTYLSILEIIGLLLPLISYPYVIRTVGADNYGVVVFCQAIIAYVVIIINFGYNVSATRKISENRTNVFKIREIYSSIVYQKLLIFAICLVSGLFVLIFLKYDYSVILLGFIGLCIQEVFFPTWLFQGLERMKFITIITFVAKCSCLILIFLFVHDKKDYACIPVLYSIGGFFTSVLSVIILKKKFDIYFVKVSKYRMKEDFLESLPFFTSRLSAIVMERGNVLVIGTFFSYDMVAIYDLCAKIVSILKTPFSLVAQVIYPNVAKSKNMLLVKKSIKIVLLFGAFVCLFVYLFAPNIILLLSDTSMLGAVSILKIMVLYVPIVGISYLFGASVLVVKGYSREYNLSVVYSVLLYILMLLSFISFSKVNLYTMALAFVAPELFVALYRICIVKYKNILN from the coding sequence ATGATTTCTTTCTTAAAACTGGAAAATAATAAAACAGCAAAAACGTTATTTGCCAATTTTACTTATTTGTCAATTCTAGAAATCATAGGATTATTACTTCCCTTGATCTCATATCCATACGTTATAAGGACTGTTGGAGCCGATAACTATGGGGTAGTTGTTTTTTGTCAAGCTATTATTGCGTATGTAGTTATTATAATAAATTTTGGTTATAACGTTTCTGCAACAAGGAAAATAAGTGAAAATAGAACTAATGTGTTTAAAATTAGAGAAATATATTCAAGTATTGTATATCAAAAGCTATTGATATTTGCGATATGCTTGGTGAGTGGGTTGTTCGTATTAATATTCTTGAAATATGATTACTCTGTTATTCTCCTTGGATTTATAGGACTTTGCATTCAAGAAGTGTTTTTTCCTACATGGTTGTTTCAAGGACTAGAAAGGATGAAGTTTATAACAATTATCACTTTTGTGGCAAAGTGTTCATGTCTAATTTTAATTTTTTTGTTCGTACATGATAAAAAAGACTATGCTTGTATTCCAGTATTATATTCAATAGGAGGTTTTTTTACATCAGTATTATCGGTTATTATCCTTAAAAAAAAGTTCGATATATATTTTGTGAAGGTGTCTAAGTATAGGATGAAAGAGGATTTTTTAGAAAGTCTTCCTTTTTTTACATCTCGTTTATCTGCTATTGTCATGGAAAGAGGTAATGTCTTAGTGATAGGAACTTTTTTTTCTTATGATATGGTTGCTATATACGATTTGTGTGCTAAGATAGTTTCAATTTTAAAAACTCCATTTTCATTAGTAGCACAAGTTATATATCCAAATGTAGCTAAGAGTAAAAATATGCTGCTAGTGAAAAAATCTATTAAGATAGTGCTGCTTTTTGGTGCTTTTGTTTGTTTGTTTGTTTACTTATTTGCTCCTAATATTATTTTATTATTAAGTGATACTTCAATGTTAGGGGCCGTTTCGATATTAAAGATTATGGTTTTATATGTTCCAATAGTGGGGATCAGCTATCTATTTGGTGCTTCTGTTTTAGTTGTTAAAGGGTATTCAAGGGAATATAATTTAAGTGTTGTATATTCTGTCTTGTTATATATATTGATGTTATTATCATTTATCAGTTTTTCTAAAGTAAATCTTTATACAATGGCATTGGCTTTTGTTGCACCCGAATTATTTGTTGCGTTGTATAGGATTTGTATCGTTAAATATAAAAATATATTAAATTGA
- a CDS encoding aminotransferase class I/II-fold pyridoxal phosphate-dependent enzyme has translation MQAIILAAGMGKRLGELTRNNTKCMVKVNGTSLIDRILTQLSLLDLSKVIIVIGYKGDLLRNYIGHKYKGLKIEYIENPVYDKTNNIYSLSLAKKELQKDDTLLIESDLIFDDTLFPMIVYNPYPNLALVAKYETWMDGTMVRLDEENNIVNFIPKKAFKYGDVDYYYKTVNIYKFSKEFSTTNYVPFLEAYTKALGNNEYYEQVLRVITLLDKCELKALPLQGEKWYEIDDVQDLDIAETIFATEEDRLSLYQKRYGGYWRFPNLLDFCYLVNPFFPPQKLKDELKANFDVLLAEYPSGMRVNSLLIARYFHIKKEYAVIGNGAAELIKSLMEQIEGKIGVIYPTFEEYPNRCDKEQLICFTPDNRDFSYSASDLRAFFSDKPISTLLLVNPDNPSGNFIPYADLLDLIAWAQQRRIRMVVDESFVDFSVGYENNTLLCDDVLEQYENLVVMKSISKSYGVPGLRLGVLASGNIELIKKIKSDISIWNINSFAEFYMQIYGKYESDYKKGCEKFIAERQRFYEDLRSIPFLRVIPSQANYFLCEVTDKYKATELTQLLLKHCNILVKDCSTKSAFACKQYIRLAIRNRIDNAYFIKALNELL, from the coding sequence ATGCAAGCGATTATTTTAGCGGCGGGTATGGGAAAACGCCTCGGGGAATTGACTCGTAATAATACAAAGTGTATGGTGAAAGTTAATGGTACTTCCTTGATAGATCGTATATTAACTCAGCTTTCCCTGTTGGATTTGTCGAAAGTAATAATAGTTATCGGATATAAAGGGGATCTTCTACGTAACTATATTGGTCACAAATATAAAGGATTGAAGATAGAATATATAGAAAATCCAGTTTATGATAAGACGAACAATATTTATTCGCTTTCCTTGGCAAAGAAAGAGCTGCAAAAAGATGATACATTATTGATAGAATCAGATTTGATATTCGATGATACTCTTTTCCCGATGATTGTCTATAATCCATACCCTAATTTAGCGCTGGTAGCAAAGTACGAGACTTGGATGGACGGAACAATGGTTCGCTTGGATGAGGAGAATAATATTGTCAATTTTATTCCTAAGAAAGCCTTTAAATACGGAGATGTAGATTATTATTACAAAACGGTTAATATCTACAAGTTCAGCAAAGAGTTCTCCACTACGAATTATGTTCCCTTTTTGGAAGCGTATACTAAGGCTCTGGGCAATAATGAGTATTACGAGCAAGTGCTTCGGGTGATTACACTGTTGGATAAATGTGAATTGAAAGCCTTGCCTTTGCAGGGGGAAAAGTGGTATGAGATAGACGATGTGCAGGACTTGGACATTGCGGAAACGATTTTTGCCACAGAAGAAGATCGCTTGTCGCTTTATCAAAAGCGCTATGGTGGTTATTGGCGTTTTCCGAACTTACTAGACTTCTGTTATTTGGTCAATCCGTTTTTTCCACCTCAGAAGTTGAAGGATGAGTTGAAGGCTAATTTTGACGTGTTATTGGCTGAATATCCTTCTGGAATGCGTGTTAATTCGTTACTGATAGCTAGGTATTTTCATATTAAAAAAGAGTATGCCGTAATTGGGAATGGTGCGGCTGAGCTGATCAAGTCTCTTATGGAACAGATAGAGGGAAAGATTGGTGTCATATATCCGACGTTTGAAGAGTACCCAAATCGTTGCGATAAGGAACAGCTAATTTGCTTTACGCCGGATAATAGGGATTTCTCTTATTCTGCTTCCGATTTGAGAGCTTTCTTTTCTGATAAGCCTATTTCTACTTTGCTGTTGGTAAATCCTGACAATCCTTCTGGGAATTTCATTCCATACGCTGATTTGTTGGATTTGATAGCATGGGCACAACAAAGAAGAATCCGTATGGTGGTTGACGAATCATTTGTCGATTTCAGCGTAGGTTATGAAAATAATACTTTGTTGTGTGATGATGTATTGGAACAATATGAGAATCTGGTAGTGATGAAGAGTATTTCCAAGTCATACGGTGTTCCCGGTCTTCGTTTAGGCGTGTTGGCTTCGGGTAACATCGAGTTAATCAAGAAGATCAAAAGCGATATCTCTATTTGGAATATCAATTCGTTTGCCGAGTTCTATATGCAGATTTACGGGAAGTATGAGAGCGACTATAAGAAAGGTTGTGAAAAGTTTATCGCAGAACGCCAACGCTTTTATGAAGATTTGCGATCAATACCTTTCTTGCGTGTGATACCCTCACAGGCTAATTATTTCTTATGCGAGGTGACAGATAAATATAAAGCTACAGAACTTACACAACTCCTTTTGAAACATTGCAACATTCTTGTTAAAGACTGTAGCACAAAATCAGCCTTTGCTTGCAAACAGTATATTCGCTTGGCTATACGCAACAGAATTGATAATGCTTATTTCATAAAAGCACTTAACGAACTTTTGTAA
- a CDS encoding DNA-binding domain-containing protein, giving the protein MKKVLKGWLIDNAVTTDNKTDKILLLASAGSLTLDDVLEEMYKQDTGLRPETMRHSVTLYHRIVMDLILNGYSVNTGLFRAVPQLKGVVEGGAWNKENNSIYVSFTQDKALREAIAKTVVEILGEKSNIMYILETEDRKTGLKDGSATAGHNFFVRGAMLKVVGDHESVGVTLTDSKGATTKLTDDQITINNPSSLTLLLPADLAEGEYTLTVTTQYSNSYTLKVPRSISTPIWIGGKPADGGGDSESPDEV; this is encoded by the coding sequence ATGAAGAAAGTATTGAAAGGCTGGCTCATCGATAATGCGGTGACCACCGACAACAAGACGGACAAGATCTTGTTACTGGCCTCGGCCGGAAGTTTAACTTTGGATGACGTGTTGGAGGAGATGTACAAGCAAGACACCGGTCTACGCCCGGAGACGATGCGTCACTCTGTGACCCTCTACCATCGGATAGTAATGGACTTGATCTTAAACGGCTATAGCGTGAACACGGGTCTGTTCCGTGCCGTCCCCCAGTTGAAAGGCGTGGTTGAGGGCGGCGCTTGGAACAAGGAGAATAATTCCATCTACGTCTCTTTCACGCAAGACAAGGCTCTGCGCGAGGCGATCGCCAAGACCGTGGTGGAGATCCTCGGCGAGAAGTCTAACATCATGTACATCCTGGAGACCGAAGATCGTAAGACGGGCTTGAAAGACGGCAGCGCCACTGCGGGTCACAACTTCTTCGTCCGTGGGGCGATGTTGAAAGTGGTTGGCGACCACGAGTCGGTAGGTGTTACGCTGACCGACTCCAAAGGTGCCACCACGAAACTGACGGACGACCAGATCACCATCAACAACCCTTCTTCGCTCACGTTGCTCCTGCCGGCTGATTTGGCGGAAGGTGAGTACACGCTGACTGTGACGACGCAGTATTCGAACTCCTACACGCTGAAAGTACCCCGCAGTATCAGTACCCCGATCTGGATTGGCGGCAAACCGGCTGATGGAGGCGGTGACAGTGAGAGTCCGGATGAGGTTTGA
- a CDS encoding MraY family glycosyltransferase translates to MSEVQILLLLLLSGYLISVSLGMVIIPRILVISHKKRLYDVPDSRKVHTTPVPRLGGLSFFPVVLMSFALVIGFRLYLWPSDLSSFSIEMLHEYLFLFVGMTLLYLVGVCDDLVGVGYRYKFIVQVVSALLLVLSGNWLDTLGGLFGIYSVPALLGVPVTVFAVVYVTNAINLIDGIDGLASGLCCIALSVLSVFFFIQDQCVYALLAICTLGILMPFWCYNVFGNANCGHKLFMGDAGSLTLGYVISFLIIHLCVSNSTSTERSNPYLVIAFSTVLVPLLDVVRVVLRRLREHKNPFLPDKNHFHHKLLRTGMRVRMVMVTIICVSVFFIALNIVLANHLNVNCILFLNLSLWTVLHLVIDWLIARNRQKRESAFDKRF, encoded by the coding sequence ATGAGTGAGGTGCAAATTCTATTATTGTTATTACTGTCCGGATATCTGATCTCCGTGTCTTTGGGCATGGTGATCATCCCGAGGATCTTGGTGATCTCCCACAAGAAAAGACTGTATGATGTCCCGGATTCTCGAAAGGTACACACGACCCCGGTTCCCCGCTTGGGTGGCCTGTCGTTTTTTCCCGTGGTCTTGATGTCGTTTGCCTTGGTGATAGGCTTTCGCCTTTATCTGTGGCCCTCGGATCTGTCTAGCTTCTCGATCGAGATGCTCCATGAGTATCTTTTCTTGTTCGTGGGCATGACACTTCTTTATCTGGTGGGTGTCTGCGATGACTTGGTCGGGGTGGGTTACCGCTACAAGTTCATCGTACAAGTCGTGTCGGCCCTCCTGCTGGTGTTGTCCGGCAATTGGCTCGATACGCTGGGAGGCCTATTCGGGATCTATTCGGTCCCGGCCTTGCTGGGTGTGCCAGTCACGGTTTTCGCCGTGGTTTATGTGACAAACGCTATCAACCTGATTGACGGGATCGATGGTCTGGCCTCCGGTTTGTGCTGTATCGCCTTATCGGTCTTGAGCGTGTTCTTTTTCATTCAAGATCAATGTGTTTATGCCTTGCTCGCTATCTGTACGCTGGGAATCCTCATGCCTTTCTGGTGCTACAATGTCTTTGGCAATGCCAACTGCGGGCATAAGCTCTTCATGGGCGATGCTGGGAGTTTGACGTTGGGCTACGTGATCAGTTTCCTGATCATTCATTTATGCGTATCGAATAGTACCTCTACGGAGCGTTCGAATCCTTATTTGGTGATTGCCTTTTCCACGGTCTTGGTACCGTTGCTGGACGTGGTACGTGTGGTGCTGCGCCGCCTTCGTGAGCACAAGAACCCGTTCTTGCCGGACAAGAACCATTTCCATCATAAGTTGTTGCGCACGGGTATGCGGGTGCGGATGGTGATGGTGACGATCATTTGCGTGTCCGTTTTCTTTATCGCATTGAATATTGTATTGGCTAATCATTTGAATGTCAATTGTATATTATTTTTAAACCTGTCTCTATGGACGGTTCTTCACTTGGTGATCGATTGGCTGATCGCCCGGAATCGGCAGAAGAGGGAATCGGCATTCGACAAGAGGTTCTAG
- the nusG gene encoding transcription termination/antitermination protein NusG translates to MMNVLRDGRSERGTARVGKRHDLKTVRWYVLTLPTTGVARRDRISPAKSLDAELSRRKRRGETLFEYFAPSYVEVRKVDGKMVNTKRPLLFNYVFVRSSVEEIFQMKRTLPLYNFLPRVSSGGMTHFPYLSDDEMGNLRWVAESYSNELPVYVPDSDRLLKGDRVRITSGYFTGMEAEVVIQPGGGHKDVMARILDCMWVPLLEVKPGEYELIELNTKGKHVYTHLDNDRLREGLHDALGRYHASGNVSEEDTRLAREVLRSYGSLCAETDVMRCKIYSLLLSAYKLLGDEEEFTRLHDTMRGMLPVVKAPQSRALLLVTLYGCTDSALYRQMAHEVVDPWRGESSPKKSKLSLIRRLDDYDGWLNHEIS, encoded by the coding sequence ATGATGAATGTTTTGAGAGACGGTCGCTCGGAGAGGGGTACGGCGCGAGTTGGCAAGCGTCATGACCTGAAGACTGTACGCTGGTACGTGCTCACGCTTCCTACTACGGGTGTGGCACGACGCGACAGGATCAGCCCCGCTAAAAGCTTGGATGCCGAGCTTTCCCGGCGCAAGCGTCGTGGGGAGACGTTGTTCGAGTATTTCGCCCCCTCCTATGTGGAGGTGAGGAAGGTGGACGGAAAGATGGTCAACACGAAACGACCCCTGCTGTTCAACTACGTGTTTGTCCGGTCCTCGGTTGAGGAGATCTTCCAGATGAAGCGCACGCTTCCCCTATACAATTTCCTTCCCCGGGTCTCTTCCGGAGGCATGACTCATTTTCCTTATCTGTCGGATGACGAGATGGGGAATTTACGTTGGGTGGCGGAATCTTATTCCAACGAGCTTCCGGTGTACGTACCGGACAGCGACCGCTTGCTGAAGGGCGACCGTGTGCGTATCACGTCCGGTTATTTTACCGGTATGGAGGCGGAGGTGGTGATCCAGCCGGGTGGCGGTCATAAAGATGTGATGGCTCGTATCCTCGATTGCATGTGGGTCCCCTTGTTGGAGGTGAAGCCGGGCGAGTACGAGCTGATCGAGCTGAACACCAAGGGCAAGCACGTCTATACCCATCTGGACAACGACCGCCTGCGGGAAGGCTTGCACGATGCCTTGGGACGTTACCATGCCTCCGGCAACGTATCAGAGGAGGATACTCGTTTGGCCCGTGAGGTGTTGAGATCCTACGGTTCGCTCTGTGCGGAGACGGACGTGATGCGTTGCAAGATCTACTCATTGCTTCTTTCTGCCTACAAGTTGTTGGGCGATGAGGAGGAGTTCACACGTTTGCATGACACGATGCGTGGTATGCTCCCGGTGGTGAAAGCTCCGCAATCCCGTGCCTTGTTGCTGGTGACGCTCTACGGTTGCACGGACAGCGCCCTTTACCGGCAGATGGCACATGAGGTGGTGGATCCGTGGCGGGGTGAGTCCTCGCCCAAGAAAAGCAAGTTATCCTTGATCCGCCGGTTGGACGATTACGACGGGTGGCTCAACCATGAAATAAGTTAA
- a CDS encoding tyrosine-type recombinase/integrase, translating to MKKEEDFVMGLSIYMACLREKKRYSTAKSYQDALNSFKCFCGMEAIPYAYINRNRLLCYQSWLLDKGRSLNTVSTYMRRIRHIYNLAVEANEAPFVPNLFKDVFTGVESKRKKALPREMLERMFNAPLGDPSLRRVQLTVRLMFAFSGIAFVDLTHLKWENIRDGILQYHRQKSGSLIQLEIPSGALRLLDELSACTAKESFYLFPFLSGRRTGEAAYKEYNRTLSRFNRDLKLLARSTGVTLPVTSYTIRHSFASFLKEQDVSIEVISELLGHKSIKTTQIYLKSFSLERLSTVNRNCFESVCKPIPKVG from the coding sequence ATGAAAAAAGAAGAAGATTTTGTTATGGGCCTGTCCATCTACATGGCTTGTCTGCGTGAGAAAAAACGGTATTCCACGGCGAAGAGTTATCAAGATGCCTTGAACTCGTTCAAGTGCTTTTGCGGTATGGAGGCGATTCCTTATGCCTATATTAATAGGAACAGGCTTTTGTGCTATCAGTCATGGTTGTTGGACAAGGGCCGTTCGTTGAATACGGTGTCTACCTATATGCGTCGGATTCGTCACATTTATAACTTGGCCGTGGAGGCGAACGAGGCTCCCTTTGTACCCAACCTGTTCAAAGATGTCTTCACGGGCGTTGAAAGCAAGCGGAAGAAGGCGTTGCCGCGAGAGATGCTGGAGCGTATGTTTAACGCCCCGTTGGGGGATCCGTCCTTGCGGCGTGTACAGTTGACCGTTCGGTTGATGTTCGCGTTCAGCGGGATAGCGTTTGTGGATCTCACGCATTTGAAATGGGAGAATATCCGGGATGGGATATTGCAGTATCACCGACAAAAGAGCGGGTCTCTCATACAGCTGGAGATTCCCTCCGGGGCGTTGCGGCTGTTGGATGAGTTGTCCGCTTGTACGGCAAAGGAATCCTTTTATTTATTTCCTTTTTTGAGTGGAAGGAGAACCGGTGAGGCGGCCTACAAAGAATATAACAGGACCTTGTCCCGCTTTAACCGTGACTTGAAGTTGTTGGCGAGATCGACAGGCGTTACGCTTCCGGTCACCTCATATACGATCCGTCATTCATTCGCCTCGTTCTTGAAGGAACAAGATGTATCGATCGAGGTTATCAGTGAGTTGTTGGGGCATAAGTCTATTAAGACAACACAGATCTATTTGAAGAGCTTCTCGTTGGAACGTTTGTCGACAGTGAACCGGAATTGTTTTGAGAGCGTGTGTAAACCGATACCCAAAGTGGGGTAA
- a CDS encoding sugar-binding domain-containing protein — protein sequence MKRFWSIPLMLMLFACQTPKESREELSLAGCWELRLDSTDVTEQVQLPGTTDTNQKGYPNNDKEETTHLSRPFRYQGKAWYQKEITIPENWEGKSIWLILERTKPTQIWVDSIYVGSSDHISTPQEYDLSTYLRAGKHHLTILVDNGLSVPPQLLDNSHAYTESTQTNWNGIIGDLKLEARPQFHIRRIQVYPHADQKTVDVKIKLSNPFEQMIVAAVQIEMEAFNTGLEHHIKFNKNIVVQQDEIIFQIPMGDDALEWSEFSPTLYRLTANIQGENIQDSQSTTFGLRDFKAEGTQFNINGLTTFLRGKHDACVFPLTGHVPMDTAAWRRYFRIAKEYGINHCRFHSWCPPKACFEAADIEGFYLQPELPFWGKMEKGDTTLIHFLTKEGLQIQEAYGNHASFVMMAIGNELSGDQEAMVDMIARFRSEDGRHLYASGSNDYLGFNGPAAGDDYFTTCRVPGANVFSNHTRGSFSFADAEDGGYINHTYPNSVMNFESAIEQCSLPIIGHETGQFQCYPNYEEIKKYTGALKPWNLEIFRKRLGESGMAGQADDFFKASGKWMAQLYRAEMEMAFRTPGMAGFQLLDLQDYPGQGTALVGILDAFMDNKGLITAKEWKESCDDVVLLALLPKFCYSGNEALKGSIKVANYTPTTLKGKHLTWTLTNSQDQVIAQNNIPLQINQGTLAEVGPLNIALPAIQEAETYTLRLAIEGTDYHNHYPLWIYPEHNNVQIPTDINVIKKWDKQAENLLANGAKVLWFPDAKTYKNVTVEGLFQTDYWNYRMFKSICEWVKKPVSPGTLGLLMNPSHPVFAHFPTDFHTNWQWFTMIKNSHPLILDQLPDNYRPIVQVIDNVERNHKLGMIQEFNVGPGKLLICMTDLETQQEYPEVRQLYHSLLSYMDSSEFSPQMTLTPAQLIELFTHQVGDSKIKELGNISYDE from the coding sequence ATGAAGAGATTTTGGAGTATTCCACTTATGCTCATGCTATTCGCATGCCAAACTCCCAAAGAGAGTAGAGAGGAATTATCGCTTGCCGGTTGCTGGGAATTACGATTGGATTCAACAGATGTCACCGAGCAAGTTCAATTACCGGGTACCACGGACACCAACCAAAAAGGATACCCTAACAATGATAAGGAGGAGACAACTCATTTGTCTAGGCCCTTCCGCTATCAAGGTAAGGCTTGGTATCAGAAAGAGATCACGATTCCGGAGAACTGGGAAGGCAAGAGCATTTGGTTAATCTTGGAGCGAACAAAACCGACCCAAATATGGGTAGATAGCATATATGTCGGTTCATCCGACCATATTTCCACCCCTCAAGAATACGATCTGTCCACATATCTCCGGGCTGGGAAGCATCACTTGACTATTCTAGTCGATAACGGTTTGAGCGTTCCGCCCCAATTATTGGACAATTCACACGCTTATACGGAATCCACGCAGACAAACTGGAACGGTATTATCGGAGACCTGAAATTGGAAGCCCGTCCACAATTCCATATCCGCCGGATACAAGTATATCCACATGCGGATCAAAAAACGGTGGACGTAAAAATAAAGCTTTCAAATCCATTCGAGCAAATGATCGTAGCCGCCGTTCAAATAGAGATGGAGGCTTTCAACACAGGCTTAGAGCACCATATCAAATTCAATAAGAATATCGTAGTTCAACAAGACGAGATCATATTCCAAATACCGATGGGTGATGACGCCTTGGAATGGAGCGAGTTCTCCCCTACCCTGTATCGCTTGACCGCGAACATCCAAGGAGAGAATATCCAAGATAGCCAAAGTACTACTTTCGGATTAAGAGATTTCAAAGCAGAAGGAACACAATTCAACATCAACGGATTGACCACCTTCCTTCGTGGAAAACACGATGCTTGCGTATTTCCGCTTACAGGCCATGTACCGATGGATACCGCAGCATGGAGACGCTATTTCCGCATCGCCAAGGAATACGGTATCAATCATTGCCGTTTCCATTCATGGTGTCCTCCTAAAGCTTGTTTCGAGGCGGCCGATATCGAAGGTTTTTACCTCCAACCGGAACTACCTTTCTGGGGAAAGATGGAAAAGGGCGATACCACTTTGATCCATTTCCTCACCAAAGAAGGATTACAAATACAGGAGGCTTACGGGAATCACGCCTCTTTCGTCATGATGGCGATCGGCAACGAGCTTTCCGGGGATCAAGAAGCGATGGTAGACATGATCGCCCGTTTCCGTAGTGAGGACGGACGGCATTTATACGCATCTGGATCGAATGACTATCTAGGCTTCAACGGCCCTGCGGCGGGTGACGATTACTTCACGACCTGTCGAGTCCCCGGCGCTAACGTATTCAGCAACCATACCCGGGGTTCCTTCTCTTTCGCAGATGCGGAGGATGGCGGTTATATCAACCATACCTATCCAAACTCGGTCATGAATTTCGAATCCGCTATCGAACAATGTTCATTGCCTATCATCGGACATGAGACCGGGCAATTCCAATGTTATCCGAATTATGAGGAAATCAAGAAATATACCGGGGCACTAAAACCTTGGAATCTGGAGATATTCCGCAAACGACTGGGCGAGTCCGGTATGGCCGGACAAGCGGATGATTTCTTCAAGGCTTCCGGTAAATGGATGGCGCAACTTTACCGGGCCGAGATGGAAATGGCGTTCCGTACTCCGGGAATGGCCGGCTTCCAATTATTGGATTTACAGGATTATCCGGGACAGGGCACGGCGTTAGTCGGTATCTTGGACGCTTTTATGGATAATAAGGGCTTGATAACCGCCAAGGAATGGAAAGAGTCTTGCGATGATGTCGTATTACTGGCTCTCCTACCTAAATTCTGTTACTCTGGGAATGAGGCGCTCAAAGGCTCCATCAAGGTAGCGAACTATACACCTACCACTTTAAAAGGGAAACATCTAACTTGGACCTTGACGAATAGTCAAGATCAAGTAATCGCCCAAAACAACATACCGCTGCAAATCAATCAAGGTACGTTGGCCGAGGTAGGCCCATTAAATATCGCTTTACCTGCCATTCAAGAGGCTGAGACCTATACTTTACGGCTGGCGATCGAGGGCACGGATTATCACAATCATTATCCGTTATGGATTTATCCGGAACATAATAACGTGCAAATCCCTACGGATATCAATGTTATTAAGAAATGGGATAAACAGGCCGAGAACTTATTGGCGAACGGGGCGAAAGTATTGTGGTTCCCGGATGCCAAGACTTACAAGAACGTGACGGTAGAAGGATTATTCCAGACAGATTACTGGAATTACCGGATGTTTAAGTCCATCTGCGAATGGGTAAAGAAACCGGTCTCTCCGGGTACCCTCGGATTATTAATGAATCCCTCTCATCCGGTTTTCGCTCATTTCCCGACGGATTTCCATACAAACTGGCAATGGTTCACGATGATAAAGAATAGCCATCCGTTGATACTGGACCAGCTTCCGGATAATTACAGGCCAATCGTACAGGTGATCGATAACGTGGAGCGTAATCATAAATTAGGGATGATCCAAGAATTCAATGTCGGCCCGGGCAAGTTATTAATCTGTATGACAGACTTGGAAACCCAACAAGAATACCCGGAAGTCCGCCAATTATACCATAGCTTATTAAGTTATATGGATTCCTCCGAGTTCTCGCCTCAGATGACATTAACGCCCGCTCAATTGATTGAGTTATTCACGCATCAAGTCGGAGATTCGAAGATTAAGGAATTAGGGAATATCTCGTATGATGAGTAA